From a single Nymphaea colorata isolate Beijing-Zhang1983 chromosome 4, ASM883128v2, whole genome shotgun sequence genomic region:
- the LOC116253356 gene encoding replication protein A 70 kDa DNA-binding subunit A-like, translated as MSVNLTRDAIAMVSEGKQDIKPVLQVYDIKLVMSQAANDRYRLLLSDGTHMQQSMLASQLNHYVKSGQLQKGSIVQMIEYICNTIQNRKIIIVINLEVVLDKFDIIGEPKLYVGASANGPAAPQVESVPAKSSPVLSRPATGNAQPYGVPYAAGHLGEGPNPGGSSLHPKAETGASVTNIANGKNYGISSHSNMANQNQTSNMHGRATPQSIYQPTPSYVNRGPIAKNEAPARIIPIAALNPYQGRWTIKARVTSKSELRRYNNPRGEGKVFSFDLLDSDGGEIRVTCFNLVADQFYDRINVGNVYLISKGSLKPAQKNFNHLNNEWEILLESTSTIEPCLEEDSSIPRQQFNFRPISEIESMENNSMVDIIGVVVSVHPSSTIMRKNGTETQKRTLQLKDMSGRSVELTIWGNFCNVEGQRLQEMCDSGMRPVLAVKAGRVSDFSGKSVGTISTSQLFIDPEFPEAQRLREWFNREGKNVATPSISRDNSMSGKTDVRKTVSQIKDEGLGRAEKPDWITVKAVVAFVKVDNFCYTACPLMVGDRQCNKKVTNNGDGRWHCDRCDQDIPECDYRYLLQFQIQDHTGITWVTAFQEAGEEIMGVSAKALYMLKHEEQDDVEFGKVIKTVLFNQYLFKLKVKEEIYSDEQRVKSTVVKAERLNFAAECNCLFGLIGRLSRDELQTNPATISHGGNSYEMNSASGYRSAVSGYGGNSLGGNTGSNTDGYNASLAYQSGFMGSGQGGGRPLNSFCNKCGGTDHNPMNCPGLRVAGAHTVGSFGNRLPGAGVDVGATGENRCYKCNQSGHWARDCPGPNATPIYGVPGGGGYGVRSNNYGGRY; from the exons ATGTCTGTGAATTTGACAAGAGATGCTATCGCTATGGTGAGCGAAGGGAAGCAGGACATAAAGCCTGTTCTTCAGGTTTACGACATTAAATTGGTTATGTCGCAGGCTGCAAATGACAGATACAGATTGCTTCTCTCAGATGGCACCCACATGCAGCAATCTATGcttgcttctcaattgaatcaTTATGTTAAGTCGGGACAGCTGCAGAAGGGCTCTATAGTTCAAATGATCGAGTATATTTGCAATACTATACAAAATCGCAA GATCATTATTGTGATCAACCTGGAAGTAGTGCTCGATAAGTTTGATATAATTGGTGAGCCAAAACTCTATGTGGGTGCTTCTGCAAATGGTCCAGCTGCACCGCAGGTTGAGTCTGTTCCAGCAAAATCTTCTCCTGTTCTGTCCCGACCAGCAACTGGAAATGCTCAGCCTTATGGTGTTCCCTATGCTGCTGGCCATCTTGGGGAAGGGCCAAATCCTGGGGGATCTTCTCTGCATCCCAAAGCTGAAACTGGGGCTAGTGTTACTAACATTGCCAATGGCAAAAATTATGGTATTTCATCACATAGTAATATGGCCAACCAGAATCAGACTTCAAATATGCATGGGCGAGCAACTCCACAATCAATATATCAGCCAACTCCATCATATGTCAATAGGGGGCCTATTGCTAAAAATGAAGCTCCTGCTCGAATTATTCCAATTGCTGCGTTAAACCCATATCAGGGAAGATGGACAATTAAAGCAAGAGTCACGTCAAAAAGTGAGCTTAGGCGGTACAACAATCCCAGAGGAGAGGgcaaagttttttcttttgatctgTTAGACTCTGATGGTGGGGAAATTCGTGTTACTTGCTTCAATTTGGTGGCAGATCAGTTTTATGATAGGATCAATGTAGGTAATGTATACTTGATATCCAAGGGAAGTCTAAAGCCTGCGCAGAAGAACTTCAATCACCTTAATAATGAATGGGAAATACTTTTGGAGTCAACTTCAACAATAGAGCCATGCTTGGAGGAAGATAGCTCTATCCCTAGGCAGCAGTTTAATTTTAGGCCTATCAGTGAAATTGAGAGCATGGAGAACAACTCAATGGTTGATATAATTGGGGTAGTTGTCTCAGTGCATCCTTCTTCTAccataatgagaaaaaatggtaCAGAAACGCAGAAAAGAACTCTTCAGTTGAAGGACATGTCAGGGCGAAGTGTTGAATTAACCATTTGGGGTAACTTTTGCAACGTGGAAGGACAAAGGCTGCAAGAAATGTGTGACTCCGGAATGCGTCCCGTTTTGGCTGTGAAGGCTGGTAGAGTAAGTGATTTCAGTGGAAAATCAGTTGGGACGATTTCTACGAGCCAGCTATTCATTGATCCTGAGTTTCCAGAGGCTCAACGATTAAGGGAGTGGTTCAATAGGGAGGGAAAAAATGTGGCTACTCCATCCATTTCAAGGGACAACTCAATGTCGGGAAAAACAGATGTTCGGAAGACTGTGTCACAGATTAAGGATGAAGGTCTTGGTAGAGCAGAGAAGCCAGATTGGATCACTGTGAAAGCAGTTGTTGCATTTGTAAAGGTAGATAACTTTTGCTATACTGCATGCCCCTTGATGGTTGGTGATCggcagtgcaacaagaaagttACTAATAATGGTGATGGGAGGTGGCACTGCGACAGGTGCGACCAAGATATACCTGAATGTGACTACAGATATCTTCTCCAGTTCCAGATACAAGATCACACTGGCATCACATGGGTAACCGCATTTCAGGAGGCTGGGGAGGAAATAATGGGAGTCTCAGCTAAAGCCTTGTATATGTTGAAACATGAAGAACAAGATGATGTGGAGTTTGGTAAGGTTATAAAAACTGTTCTCTTCAATCAATACCTGTTCAAGCTTAAAGTGAAGGAGGAGATTTACAGTGATGAGCAACGGGTCAAGTCCACTGTCGTGAAGGCAGAAAGACTGAATTTTGCAGCTGAATGCAATTGCCTTTTTGGTTTGATTGGAAGGCTCTCAAGGGATGAGCTGCAAACTAATCCTGCAACAATCTCACATGGAGGAAACAGTTATGAGATGAACAGTGCAAGTGGCTACCGAAGTGCTGTGAGTGGCTATGGTGGAAATTCTCTTGGTGGCAACACAGGTAGCAACACTGATGGATACAATGCTTCATTGGCATACCAATCTGGTTTTATGGGTAGTGGACAAGGTGGTGGTAGGCCtctcaactccttttgtaacaAATGTGGTGGCACAGATCACAATCCTATGAACTGTCCAGGGCTAAGAGTAGCCGGCGCACATACAGTGGGAAGTTTTGGAAACAGGCTGCCTGGTGCTGGTGTAGATGTTGGTGCTACTGGGGAGAACCGATGCTACAAGTGCAATCAAAGTGGACACTGGGCAAGAGATTGTCCTGGACCCAACGCTACTCCTATCTATGGAGTCCCTGGTGGTGGTGGATACGGGGTGAGAAGCAATAACTATGGCGGCCGGTATTAG
- the LOC116253233 gene encoding uncharacterized protein LOC116253233 produces the protein MRSIDDTAHHNLHDPHHEDHEEHDHKHHKEHVDDKQKKKHKEHVDDKQKKNHKEHCDDKHKKDHKEHDHNKHKKGHNEHDDDKHKKGHKELHHDKHNKDQKEHDDEKHKDRKEHDDKKHKKNRKLYDNDKHKKDHNEHDDDKHKKDNKKHEDDKHNKDHKEHDDDKHRKDHKEHDDDKHKKDQKKHDDDKHKKDDKEHDDHDKHHKHPKDHGHDNKHHKVHDDHCHKSHKDHMHDNHGEKQRKDNGRDKKHE, from the exons ATGCGGAGCATT GATGATACAGCTCACCACAATCTGCATGATCCACACCATGAAGATCATGAAGAGCATGATCACAAGCATCACAAGGAGCATGTCGATgacaaacagaagaagaaacacaaGGAGCATGTCGATgacaaacagaagaagaatcACAAGGAGCATTGTGATGACAAACACAAGAAGGATCATAAAGAGCATGACCATAACAAACACAAGAAGGGTCATAATGAGCATGATGATGACAAGCACAAAAAAGGTCACAAAGAGCTTCACCATGACAAACATAACAAGGACCAAAAGGAACATGATGACGAAAAACACAAGGATCGCAAGGAGCATGACGACAAAAAACACAAGAAGAATCGCAAATTGTATGACAATGACAAACACAAGAAGGATCATAATGAGCATGATGATGACAAGCACAAGAAGGATAATAAGAAGCACGAGGATGACAAACACAACAAAGATCACAAGGAACATGATGACGATAAACATAGGAAGGATCACAAAGAGCATGATGATGATAAGCACAAGAAGGATCAGAAGAAGCATGATGATGACAAACACAAGAAGGATGACAAGGAACATGACGATCATGACAAGCATCACAAGCATCCTAAGGATCATGGCCATGACAATAAACATCATAAGGTACATGATGACCACTGCCATAAGTCCCACAAAGATCATATGCATGATAACCACGGCGAGAAGCAACGTAAAGACAATGGCCGTGATAAGAAACATGAGTGA